The sequence below is a genomic window from Synechococcus sp. PCC 7335.
AGGTGATCCAAACGACTTTATAGCAACGCCGCTAGGTCCAAAGAGAGCGACACCAGACACCCCTATTCAATGGAAATCTAGCTATACGCAGCGTCATGGCGTTGAAGTCAGAGCGTGGGAAAGTGCAGGCGCAGGACTCACTTTCGATTTAGAAGGCCCAGATGCTCAAGCTGTGGCAATGCCACCAGCACCGATAATTGGTAGCGACGAGTTAGCTGCCGAAGTCGCTGAAGTTTATGAGATGGCGCTGCTGCGAGATATTCCGTTCAGCGAATTTGATTCTAATCTAGAAGTAGCCGCGTCTATCAGAAGGCTAAACAAACTTGAGTGGTTCAAGGGTGCAAACCTACCAGGTCTTAGCACGGCAGCAGCTAAGCGGCGGCGAAGCAAGATCAATTCTCAAAACGCCTTTCGAGGAACGACCTTTGGAGATACCACGGGGCCCTACCTTTCACAGTTTCTCACTCGCGGCACCCCAGAAATAGGGTTTAGATACGACAATGTTCTAGATGGCCGAGTTGCCTACGGTGCGATCGCCTTTAGAAACAGAGTTCGTTTTGCCACCCCCAACCAGGACTATATGACTAGCTGGGAATGGTGGCTCGATGTGCAAAACGGCGCAGACCTACGGGGAACAGAAGCTTACTCTTCAGGCAGTAATCGCGATCGCAATCGCTATCGCTATATCGCGACTCCTCGAGACTTAGCAACTTATGTTCACTACGATGCCCTCTATCAGGCTTATCTTAATGCCTGCTTAGCGATGCTCGCTTGGGGTATTCCTTTCGATCCAGGTATTCCTTTTCAAGCGCCTGATAGCCTTGATCACCAGCAGGGATTTGCTCAGTTCGGGGGTCCTCACGTGCTCTCTTTAGTGACCGAAGTAGCTACGCGTGCGCTCAAAGCCGTTCGCTATCAGAAGTTTAATATCCACCGTCGATTGCGCCCTGAAGCGATCGCCGGACGCATTCATCAGTGGCGCAATACTCAACCTACTAACCTTGCGCCTGTCGCCGAACTGAGCACCCAAATCAATCAAACCTTGCAGGCGGTAAAAGCACATAACAAAGCGCAAAATGACCAGTACAAGTCATCGATAGGCGGCGAAGAATTTGACCGCGACGAGGTTTATCTCTTGCCGATGGCCTTTGCGGAAGGATCGCCCATGCATCCTTCGTACGGTGCAGGTCATGCCGCTGTCGCTGGTGCCTGTGTCACTATCCTCAAAGCCTTCTTCGATCACAGCTACGTGCTGCCAGGGCCCTATGTCACACCGAGTACCAATGGTCAAAAGTTACAAAGGGTTCCTAGCGAGGAACTTAGCCTAACAATAGAAGGCGAACTCAACAAACTAGCTTCTAATATCTCAATTGGCCGTAACTGGGCAGGGGTTCACTACTTCACTGACTACTATGAATCCGTGCGGATGGGTGAGCAGATTGCAATAGGGATATTAGAAGAGCAAAAGCTGACCTATAGAGAGAATTTCAGCATGACAGTTCCTCTATTTGACGGCGGGACTGTACAGATCTAGAGACCCTTTGTAAAGACAAGTTGCTAGGGTGTGATGTTACCCTAGCAACTTCGCGTAAAATATTTTATATATTGGGAATCAAGCGTTACTAGTCACTGCGCAAGATTTTTAGTTTTGCTGTTAGTTTTGCACAGTGACTCCGTAGGGCCAACCCTTGTAAAGGGTACTTTAAATTACTTATTTACCTGTATAGGCTTCTATATATAGGTAAATTGTAATTCTGTAGAGAGTGGGTTCTACAAGTTCTTTCTAGAGGGGATACGTTTCTAGAAAGTTGCTCATCTCTTCACAAGAGTGGGTTTAATCTTGATACCCTTTGTTGCGTTCTAAATTAAGAGGAAAATACAATCGCTAAAAAACCACTCATCAATCAACAGATCCGTTCCGCGCAGGTTCTTCTGATTGACAATGAAGGTACCAATCGCGGCCTGACCGACACACCAGAGGCGCTGGCCTTAGCTAAAGCGGCCAAGCTTGACCTTGTAGTGGTCTCACCTGACCAGGATACGCCAGTTGCCAAGATTCTAGACTATGGCAAGCATCAGTATCAAAGCCGTAAGCGTCAGAAACAAAGCGCTCGTACCTCTGTCAAAGAAGTTAGATTGCGTCCTAATGTTGGCGACTCTGACTATATGGTGCGAATCAATAAAGCGATCGCGTGGTTAGAGCGTGGTGATTCGGTCAAATTTCAGGTTCGTCTTAGAGGGCGCGAACATCAGCACCGTGATCGCGCTACCGATTTGCTCAACCGGGTTATAGAAGATCTATCAAAAGTCAGCAAAGTGCAGACCTTTGATCGGCGATCGCTAATGGTTCAAGTCGTTCCAAATTAGAATAGACCAGCCAACAACCTCACAGTAAAAAGCCTCACAGCAAAAAGACTGGTATCAAAAAGACCAGATAATAAAAAAGACCAGGGCAATCCTTATCGTATGCTCTGGTCTTTTTGTATAGTCCAATTGGAGTCCCGCCTTCTCTTTTATGCCCAAAACCCGCCGCGCTGCGCCGCCGCTCACCTTCATCCCCCCCGTCTATAGTCCATGGATAATGCGGCTGGTTCACTGGGCACTGCCTTTTTTGATGCGCTTTCGTATTCGTCCTTGGTTGCCGGCAGGCATCACTCGAATAGAGGTAAAGAATGTGGAGCGACTGGTTAAGCTCTATGCTGAACTAGAAGCGGGAGAGTCCCGTTTTTTGATGGCGGTGCGACATGTTGAAGTAGACGATCCACTCACAGGTCTCTATCTATGCTCTCGAGCTGTAAAGCGAGCGGCCAAAGCGCAAGGCATTCCACTACAACAGCCCATCCACACACACTTTTTGTATGAGCGGGGAATGACTCTTTGGGCTGGCAAAGGGCTAGGATGGATGCTTTCACGTATCGGCGGCGTGCCCATTCGCCGGGGCAGGCGACCAGACTGGGTAAGTCTAAAAGCTGCTAGAAAGCTAATGATACAAGGGACGATGCCGATGGTGGTCGCACCAGAAGGGGCGACGAATGGTCACAGTGAACGGTTAGGCCCGCTAGAGCCGGGGGTGGCTCAGCTAGGCTTCTGGTGCGCAGAAGATTTGGCCCGAGAGCAGCGACTTGAGCAAGTCTTTATCTTGCCGATAGGGATTCGGTATCGCTACGAGCAAGCCTACTGGCCTCAGCTACAACACCTGTTGAATAGACTGGAAAAAGAAAGCGGTCTATCTAGACAAGAAAACCTTGCACCGAGCGCCGACAAAGACTGCTACTTACGCATTCTTAGACTGGGTATCTATCTGCTGACAACGATGGAATCCTTCTACGATCGGTTCTATCCGCGTACTTTTAAGTCTCAAGCTGAGCCTCAAACTCCTCAAACTATAGATGTCGAGAAGCTCTCTTATCTAGAACTTGCAGACATAGACCCGGCAACTTATTCTGACAGGCTACGCTCCCTACTAGATGGGGCCCTAAAAGTAGCCGAACAGTTCTTTAATCTGTCTAATAAAGGCACTGTTGTCGATCGCTGTCGGCGCATAGAAGAAGCGAGTTGGCAGGTCATCTATCGCGAGGATCTACCAGCGCTCTCTACGCTTTCGCCTTTTGAAAGAGGTCTAGCAGACTGGGCAGCGCAGGAAGCAAGTCTAAGAGAGCTGCACATGCGCGTTGTAGAAAGCTTTGTGGCAGTAGATGGTGAATACTTGAAAGAAAAACCGTCTTTCGAGCGCTGCGCTGAGATGGCGATGCTGATGTTTGATCTAGTCACCAAGATTGGTGATCGTTCACCTGCTGATAGGTCAGGTGCGGGTCGGCCTCGGCTAGGAAAACGCCGGGTGACTATGGTGGTGCAGCCACCTATTTCGGTGAGCGATCGCTTAGCAGACTACCAGCAGAATAGACGGGCGGGACGCGCTGCTGTGGCAAGCCTTACCGAAGAAATTCGTCTGTCGCTAGAAGCCACCATCGAGCAGTCGGACGGTTGAGCGCCCATAGATCCGTATTCTACAGATCCGTATTCTACATGAGCTAGACGACATGGTAGGCTTGCCTACAGCCAAAAACTTAGGGGCACGTAGGCATGGCATTGAATTTAGGCCTGTTTCTTCTCGTAGTCGCCTTCACTTTTAGCTTAGGCTACCTTATCTTGAGTAGGGTTCTAGGACCGGGCTCGGCCCGCCGTAGCCTAATATATGCCGTGCCCGCTATTTTAATTGGACTGTTGCTGCCGCTGGCACTGGCTTTTGTCGGTCGCTATGGTCTAGTCATTTTATATGGATTGTACGCAGCGGGCGCGTTGCTCTGGATGCTGAGCTGGCCCCTGCGGAAAAAGCAGGCTGGCGATCTATTGCTGCGCATTGGTAGAACGCTACAGAGTAAGGTGCTGCTATGGTTAGGCTTGTTCCAAGTGGGACTGGCGATCGCAATTACGCTTTCACGGCTCGATCAGTTCACAGGTAGTTTAGTTACCACGGGCGGCGTGATTGCTGGCGCTGTCGAACTTGCCTTTTGGTGGAGTCTGGCTCTACTGTTTATCTTGCTAGGCTGCAGCAGACTCGAGATCAGAGAAAATGGCCTCTGCTATCTGTTTGCCTGGCAGCCTTGGGAACGGATTCAAGCCTTTGGTTGGGACGATGATAACCCCAATACGCTTATTCTAAAGGCCTATCCTCGCACCTTCTTATCTCGCCGGTATATGATACTTAGCATTCCAGCCGATCAGCAGCAGCGAGTTGATGGCCTGCTAGAAGACTATTTAATTGAAGCTGACTTGGACGCGGAAATGAATGAAGCAGTGTAGCTTAGGGTAGTCCAAAGCTGGCTACGCGCACCACTAACTCTCCTGTTTGCGGATCGTGATCGAACACGAATCCCCCCTGTTTCTGTTCATTTCCAGATAGAAAGTCAAACTGTTGTTCTCCGCTTTCGTCGCTGCCATCAGGAAGGGTTAGCTCTGCGATCACTTGAACCGTTCTCGCAATTCGGCCCCCTGTATTCTTGAGCGTGAACGGTACGTAGTATTGTTTTTCTATCAGTCTGCTAGTCTCACTCACTTCGACTTGAAAAGCGGGCGGTAGATTTTTGCTGAGCTGCCAGTCATAGAGGACTAGGGCAACAATAATTAACAGTACTAAGGATGAGATAGCTAGGGTCAGCCATTCGGCCAAAGAGCGGGTACCAGGTGTCTCTGCGACTGATCTCTCTGCGGCTGATCTCTCTGCGGCTGAGCCTTTCAATTTAGTGACATCAACGTCGGTCATCTTCATCCACAATCTAGCTGTAGCAACCCAGTCGTAGCAATCTAGCGAACTGAGGCATCAGGCCAAGATACGACCTGCTGCTCCACCAACGGAAGCCGGTAGACCCAGCACAATAACGTCACCAAGCCATTCTTGCCAGGGATCATTTCCAGTAAGCTGCTGGAAGAAGACTAACATAAGCGTCGAAGCAACTAGCACCACAATATAGGCCAATAGCGTTTCAGTAATCGGACTCAGTAGCAGTCCCCTTTGTGTCCGTTCAGTGCGATCAGTAAACCCGGAAGCAAACACAATGATATACGAGATTGCCAAAGAGAAGCTCATCACTAACAGTAGCCACCAAGGCGGCATCCCGGCGGCAATAATTGCAATCTCTTCAGTAGGTGCGATACTAAATGCGATTACGATAGCTCCAATTAAAGTGGCATCGATATCGATCAGCGTATCGCCTAAGGCACTGCCGATTGAGTTTTGCATCGTGCTGCGTATGTTAACCGTCAATGCCGAGTCGATGCTCAGCGTGCGTCGCTGTTTGGTTCGACGTCGCTCTAAAGTAGATCGCGCTAAGGTCACGCCCAAAGAGAACGGAACGCCTTCAAAGATCAGCTTGCCCAGCGCTTCTGAAAGAGGCGTTTCAAGGGTAATTCGACGTAGCAGGAGCAGGGCGATCGCCGCGCAGATGATGCCAATGCCTAGTGCCTCAATAGCTTCTAATACGGTCTCTAGTGGCCTAATTGACAGCGATCGCCGAAAGCCCTCTATCTGAGTTAACAACAGCACTACAACAAATGTCACTGCCTGCACTGCTAACAGCCGCAGGGGATTAGTAGAGGAGCCAATCGACCAAACTTCGACAGTGTAGAGCAGTGGAATACCAAACAAAAAGCTCCCTGCGGCTCCTCGCAAAATCGCTTGCAGCTCAACTACCCACATAGAATTTTGCCGCTCTAATCCAATCATTATGTATTGTACTTTTATAATGGTTTATCAAAACTAGTGGGGAATAGACGAAAGTTAATAGCTAACTGTGATGGAATGGTTTAGCTTGAGGGTAAGTTAGGCTTAAGCGACAAGTTAAATTGATACGATTGACGCTTTATTTCAATACGTTCATTTCGGGGCTTATTTTGCGGCTTACTTCGAGCTGGTGTCGAGTTGTTTCAAGAGCATTTCTTGGGCACAGACCCATCATCAGTGAGTCCTCAGTACCTAAGGCAAATCCCGACTCCATCGGTCAAGCGTTTACTTAGCAGCGCCTACTCAGCGAAGGGCACCCATGATCATCGTACTCCCGCGTAGAGAAGTACATATCTCGCCATCCCGGCTGACAGTCGGTATTTCAGGGGTGATTTGCGGACTATTTTTGGCTAGCTGCACGCCAACTAGTTTAGTTGAGCAGGGTATTGAACGTGAGCTGCCTAAATACGTTGGTCCGGCCGAGCACTACGACGTCGAGATCGCAGGACTCGATGTTAAACGGGCCAGCGCCGATAGTGTTGTTGCTGTGGGAGAAAGAGTTCGGCCAGAAGGCGCACCTGTAATTGATCGGCTCTCTTTGCATCTCTCGGGTGTCGTCTACGACAAACAGACGGAAAGACTCTCTGATGTAGAAAGCGTCAGTCTTACAGCCGTGGTCAAAACGCCAGACTTATCAGATTTTCTGGAGACTTATCGAAACGTTCGAGAAGCCGAAGTGACCCTACAAGCGCCAAATCGAGCGGCGCTTCGTATCCGACCTCAGATCGATCAGTTTGCCTTGCCTAATGGGATTACGGTTGATGTCGGCGGTGAGTTAGTCGGGAAAGATACGCAACTTCGCTTCGAAGTGGATAGCGTTAGCGCTGCGGGTATCGATCTTAGCGCGATCGCCGCTGACCGTCTCTCTGAAGCCATAAATCCGCTCGCTGACCTAAAAGATCTGCCAATAGAAGTAGAGATTGCTTCTGTGGTTGCGGCAGGTGAGAGTATTGGTATGGAAGTTATTGGTGATCCCAATAGCTTTTCTCCTGAGTAGTTTTGCGCTAGCAAGACTTTGGCTATCAGCCTTGTAACGGTTTTAGCCGGTGGGCATGTCTTAAGCGACTCCGCGTAAACAGTAGTCGCTACTCGCACTCTAGTAGCCATCCGCACTCTGTAAAGTGACAGATCTTCTATCTACCTATCGTGTCTAGATATCTGTATCTATGTATAGAAGATAACAATGAAAGAATCTTCTAATCTGGTTAGATTCTGCTAACGCTTTGTCAGAGCTAGCTGGTAGATGCCATCTCTTCATAGAGAAGGTTGCAGGTGCCACTGTGATATCGCACCGCTTCTATAGATGCTAGCGAGCCACTTTGCTCTATTAATCTCGTTGAGACTACCTCACTGAGGCTATCTCCATTGAGGCTTCTTACGGTCTTCTGATACGGTCTTCTGACCCAATGTCTGGATCGTAGAACTCATCGTAGAACTTGTAGAGCAAAACCGTACAGAGCAATCATGTACAGAGTGAGGTGGCCAAAGCTACAGATAGTTTGTTCAATTTGTTGCGGCTGCTATGTTCAAGAACATTTATCTGATTTTTAATCCTGTCTCTGGACAAGGAGATCCTGTTCAGGATCTTGCTACCATTCGTAGCGAGATAGAACCTAGCGCTCCGCTGACAGTTTTAGAAACTACAAAAGAAGACCCTGCCGAAGAGTTAGCTGCGTTGGCTGTCAATAGAGGCGCTGATTGCGTAATCGCTTCGGGGGGAGATGGTACAGTTTCGGCAGTTGCTGGCGCATTGATCAAAGGTAATGCGACGTTAGGTATTGTGCCTAGAGGAACGGCAAATGCGATCGCATCGGCTTTTAGTATCTCGACAGATCTGCTCGAAGCCTGTCGAACAATTCTTACGGGTAACCCTCATAACATCGATGTCGCCATCTGCAACGGCAAACCCTTACTGCTGCTTGCCGGAATCGGACTAGAAGCAGATGTCATCGCTCAAGCTAATCGTCAGCTTAAAAATAAGATTGGTAGCGCTGCCTACATCCTCTCGGCGTTTCGTCAGGTGCAAGAGCTAGAAACGTTCAAAGCAGTGATGGAAACGCCCAATAGAATTATTACCGTCAGAGCCTCTGGAATCACCGTTGCCAATGTTGCACCTGCGACTTCAGTGCTAGCTCAAGGATCCTCTAGCGTGGTGCCATACGATGGGTTGTTAGACGTTACTATCTTTGCACCTGAAGGGACTGGCGGGGCGATCGCAGCATCTTATAATCTCTTTCAAACTGCGCTTAATAAACGCTCGACCAAAAGAGAAGATGTTGGCTACTTCCGCTGTAGCTCAGTCAAGGTGACAACAGACCCTGAGCAAGAAGTAGTTCTAGACGGTGAGATGATTGGACCTACCCCGCTTGATATTCAGTGCATTCCAGACGGATTAATGCTGATGACGCCTTCAAATGGCAACTTCGATCCGTTAGAAAAATTAGAAGATCTCCCGGAGCTAGAGATCAAATACAAACGTCAGCAATGACTGTAGGCTTTGCCTTCTCGCAGAGTATGCACCCGGCCATTGCTATAGTGCATCTAGTGAATATTTCAGTTGAGGTGGAAGACAGGCTGTCAGCAGCACGATAGCTTACTTTGCAGGAATGATTTTTATAGGCCGTTTTTGGATTGAACAGATTGATGTCCTTCTTCGGTTTTTTGATTTGTTTGGGCTTTGGTTCGGCTGCTTAGGAACCACCATAGCTCTATGGCGATCAATCCAAGTCCAGTAGCGGCAACCCCTACTTTCAAAGCGATGGGTTGATCGACCCGCTGAAATTTACTTTGGTCTGTTTCTATAGTATGAGCCATTGCTGTTGGAGAAACGCCTACTAGTCCACCTACCAGTACACTCACTATTGCGCCATGCATAAGAGCGCTTGAAAGTAGATTATCCCTAACCCATCTCCTAAATCGCCACTTTTTATCTGAGTAGATAGTCATAGAAGTTGTTTTCATCATAGTTAAGTCACCTGAATGAACACTTTTTTTCAGTACATCTCTGGTCGAAAGTTTCTGAGTCGAAGGGCGTTAGTGACTACAGAAAATGAGCTAAATGCCATTGCTGCTCCTGCAATCATAGGATTTAATAGCCAACCAAACACAGGATAGAGAATGCCTGCTGCAATTGGGATACCCGCTACGTTGTAGATAAAGGCAAAGAAAAGATTTTGACGGATGGTATTGATAGTGGCTTTGCTAAGTTGGATGGCAGTAACGATGCCTTGTAGGTCGCCAGAAATTAAAGTGATATCACTAGCTGCGATCGCGACATCTGTTCCTGTTCCGATCGCGATGCCAACATCGGCTTGGGCTAGGGCAGGCGCATCATTGATGCCGTCGCCGACCATCGCCACTTGCCTATTTTGTCTACTTTTGTAGGGTGATTTAGACTGCAGCTGCTTGATCCAATCTGCTTTTTGGTCAGGGCGAACTTCTGCGAAGACACGACGAATACCGACTGCTTTAGCGATCGCCTCTGCTGTTTGCTGATTATCTCCAGTTAGCATCACTACTTCCAAGCCCATCTTCTGAAGCGTATGGACCACTCGAGCAGATGTCTCTTTCAAAGCGTCTGAGATACCCATCAGTGCTTCTACCTTGCCATCAAGCGCGATCCAAGCCGTTGTTTTGGCAGCGCTTTCCCATGCCTGTCGTTGAGACTGGAGCACTTGGGTATCAATGCCTAATTCTCGCATCCAGCGATCGGTGCCAATCTGCACTAAACGGCCTTCAACAGTGGCCTGAACGCCTTTGCCAATGACAGCTTCAAAGTCTTGAACGTCATCAAGTGTGCTTTGCTGAATGCCCTGCGCTTTGGCATAGTTGACGACGGCTTCTGCTAAAGGATGCTCAGAATTTTTCTCGACGGCTGCGGCCATTTTTAACAGCCTAATCTCGTTACTATTTGCCGTACCACGAACGGTTAGGTAATCAGTGACGGTAGGTTTTCCCTCCGTCAGGGTTCCAGTCTTATCGACAACAATTGCTCGTAGCTTATGGGCACGTTCTAGGCTCTCGGCGTTCTTGATGAGGATGCCATTTTCTGCACCTTTACCAGTACCCACCATGATTGAGGTTGGTGTTGCCAGGCCCAAAGCGCACGGACAGGCGATGATTAGCACGCCTACCGCTGTCAGCAATGCTAATGTAATGTTCCCCATCAGGGTGAACCAGAGAATGAAAGTGAGCAGCGCGATCGCAATTACTACCGGAACGAACCATCCTGTTACTTGATCGGCTACCCTTTGGATGGGTGCTTTTGATCCTTGAGCTTCTTGAACAAGCTGGACGATCTGCGCCAGCATAGTATCAGAGCCTACCCGCGAAGCCCTAAACCTAAAGCTACCTGTCTTGTTTATTGTCGAACCGATGACTGTTTCGCCCTGCTCTTTCTTGACAGGCATTGGCTCTCCAGTCACCATCGACTCATCTACAGTAGATATACCTGCTATAACTACACCATCTACAGGAATCTTCTCACCAGGACGAACAACAACCACATCACCAACAATCACATCTTCTAGAGGAAGTTCAACTTCTTCGCCCTTCCTAATAATATGAGCTGTGTTTGCCTGTAAATCCATAAGCTGGCGAATGGCATCTGAAGTCTGACTTCTGGCTCTGTTTTCCAGGTAACGTCCTAGCAGCAATAGCGCAATAATCACAACTGCTGCTTCATAATACACATCTGGCGCTAGCCCCTTAGACACCAAGACGGTAGGAAACAGTGTGACAAAAAGAGAATAGATATAGGCAGCTCCAGTTCCTAGTGCCACCAGCGTATTCATATTGGCAGCTCGGCGCAGAAACGTTTTCCAAGCATTTGTATAAAATGACTGACCACACCAAAACAATACAGGTGTTGCTAGTACAAGCTGTAGCCAAGGATTATGTAAAAACATTGGCCAGTTAGGAATGCTAACACCTAACATCATTGGCAACATGCCTATAGTAAGGACTAATCCAACCATACCGCTGACAATTGTTTTGGTTAGTAGTTCTTTCTGATAGGCTTTCCTCTCTTCCTGTGCCTGAATATCTTCTTGTTTTACGCTTAAGTTGACTCTAGCACTCGCTTCGTAACCAGCTTCAGAGATAGCGGCCTGAATCTTTCTTATATTGGTGCTGCTCTCATCATATTCAACGCTGGCTTGCTCAGCTGCGAAATTTACCCGTATGCTGCTGATTCCTGCTACTTGAGCAATTACGGATTCGATATTACTTGCACAAGCGGCACAGCTCATGCCTTTGAGTTTTAAGGTGGCCTCTGTCATTGGTGATTTCTACTATATAGGTCTTTTTGTGTAAGTCTTAATGGATTAGCAAAGGAAAAGATAAAACAATTTACTCTAGTAAGTACGATACTTCTAACCAATCTGTTTTACGAATAGTGAGTAGCATAAACACTCTGCCCAAGTGCATAGTAAAACGGGATGGAATCGAAAAAGTCGAGGATTATCTAGGTATTAGTAACCAACTAACAGCTTGATTTAAAAGTAGTGGTTGCCTTTAAACCAAACGGGAATAATTATGCAAAAGTAGTTAAATGAACTATTGTAGAGATTCCCGCTTAGTGGCTTTCGTTTGACCAGTGAATGCTCGTCGATCACCGCTGATGACTTATCAACTATTGTTCCCATTAGCGACAACTTAGCTCTAATTAGATATCTCCTGGTAGTCAAGATAGTTGAGTTTGTAAATAAGAAACATATTCAAAAGTTTTCTATTAACGTTCAGGACTCCATACTCCCTATACTGTTCAAACTCACAATTTCTTCAACATCTTTCTGTAGAGTAGAAGAGTAATTCAACACCTCTGCGAATAATTAATAAGGAGAGTGATATGAGTATGATGCTTCAAGGCTATGCTTGTACGGAGTGGCAAAGACTCTGGGCACATTTTCATAGATGGTTACCTAATGTGAGTATCCATATATCTGCTCTATACCACAGAGGTAGCGGACGGTTTTAGCAGCGGATGGGTTGAATAGGGTACTTCACGCATTAGCCGTTTGGCCAGGGGCAAACGCTTAGGGCGTTAGCATATCGCGCAAACATAGAACGCTTGATCGTAGAGCAGTGGTATATGTGGTTAGTGAACATTCGTTAAGACTCTCTACGCTCAGGGTTGAGTCGCTGCCAAGATTTTATTTCCTCGCGACGATCACGACCTCATTGTTCTGCACGTCTATCACACAGCCCCTACTTGCTCTTTAGGTTGCGCCAGTCATCGGCTACTTGTCTAGAGAGACAGTTAGTTCGGGCGATCGCAGCAATGGCATAGGATTCTGAGGTAGCGTACTTAGCGTAACTGTCATAGCAAGACTTGAATATAGAAAGCAACAAAGTTGATATCTGCAAGCTTCGGTAGTGAGTAAGGCAGGGGTATGAGACTCCACATACAGACCTCCTCACCGTTCAGACCGTGAACCGGGAATGAATCTACTTGCCCAAGATGAGCGTTTCTAAGGGATGCCTACGGGATTAGAAGAGATTTCATAACCCGTAGCGCGTAGCCAGTTCCCTATTAGTTCCATGCCTGAACGGTAGTGATACGAAAGAGCCTAGACCTGTACGAACTGACTGTTGTTCAAGCTCATAGTGTTTACGCCCTTAACAACGGCGAGGATTTCAGCCGTATCAGTATGTATGATTTGGTTCCCGAAAAAGGAGAGGTCGCCGATGCCCAGTCCACTGGCTAAGCCAATCCGGTCTCGACCACTGAAGTCAACAATAATATCCCTGCCTTCGCCAACTCCCAGGACAAAGATGTCGTCACCTGCACCACCAAAGAGATTGTCATCACCCATACCGCCGATAAGCGTATCTTTACCCAC
It includes:
- a CDS encoding heavy metal translocating P-type ATPase → MTEATLKLKGMSCAACASNIESVIAQVAGISSIRVNFAAEQASVEYDESSTNIRKIQAAISEAGYEASARVNLSVKQEDIQAQEERKAYQKELLTKTIVSGMVGLVLTIGMLPMMLGVSIPNWPMFLHNPWLQLVLATPVLFWCGQSFYTNAWKTFLRRAANMNTLVALGTGAAYIYSLFVTLFPTVLVSKGLAPDVYYEAAVVIIALLLLGRYLENRARSQTSDAIRQLMDLQANTAHIIRKGEEVELPLEDVIVGDVVVVRPGEKIPVDGVVIAGISTVDESMVTGEPMPVKKEQGETVIGSTINKTGSFRFRASRVGSDTMLAQIVQLVQEAQGSKAPIQRVADQVTGWFVPVVIAIALLTFILWFTLMGNITLALLTAVGVLIIACPCALGLATPTSIMVGTGKGAENGILIKNAESLERAHKLRAIVVDKTGTLTEGKPTVTDYLTVRGTANSNEIRLLKMAAAVEKNSEHPLAEAVVNYAKAQGIQQSTLDDVQDFEAVIGKGVQATVEGRLVQIGTDRWMRELGIDTQVLQSQRQAWESAAKTTAWIALDGKVEALMGISDALKETSARVVHTLQKMGLEVVMLTGDNQQTAEAIAKAVGIRRVFAEVRPDQKADWIKQLQSKSPYKSRQNRQVAMVGDGINDAPALAQADVGIAIGTGTDVAIAASDITLISGDLQGIVTAIQLSKATINTIRQNLFFAFIYNVAGIPIAAGILYPVFGWLLNPMIAGAAMAFSSFSVVTNALRLRNFRPEMY